Sequence from the Miscanthus floridulus cultivar M001 chromosome 16, ASM1932011v1, whole genome shotgun sequence genome:
TTAGAAGCAATTCAAGCTTCATGTTACCTCCTCTTGGCTGTCTGTTCTTCCTGATTCAGACAACAAACAGACAACTACCCTTTCTAGATTAGAAATACTAGGTTGCTCCTCATATTCTTAGAAGAGGCAGTGTTCTGAAATTATTTTTATAGTAGTGTCAGATCATGTATGAAACATGATCATTACCTCGAAACGTCGATTGATCCTCCATGAGGAGATAAGAAGTACAAATATTTCCTATCCATTAATTCTTCTCTATTACTCCTATATTAACAGGTCAAACCAACTAGCTATCCATTAAACAGGTTAATCATCTGTCCACCGATTCAGTCAGGTTATTTGACCCATTAAGAGGACTAACTCAACTACTCCACTAAGCAGACTAGAGGCTTATTTCGCCACATGGTCGACGGCCGAACTGGCATCTACCGGAACTAATTGTTTTCTCGAATACATGAAAGGGTTGTGTATATATCTTTCTATTAGGATCACTATCAATGTGAATTTCATTCGATGACATGTCAGAGTTAAAGAAGCAATATAAAACGAGTTTCATCAAATAACTAAAACCGCATGGGCATTGTTTCCAAGTCTTAATGTAGCATAGAACTAAATATAGGGAGGGTATAAAACACAAAACATGAAAGTGTGCATTGTAGAAGGTTGTGTCAACCATCAATCAAATATTGATGTGGCATGCTTGGAAACAACAAAATGAATTTACCATTGAGATTGGCCAATGATAAGGCCTTGGCGTTATTTGGATCATTCTTATAGTGATTCTAGATAGTTATGTAGCGCTTGTATTCTTGATAAAAAAAACGAAGGTGTTTGGATCATGGATTATTTTATTGTCTTTGTGTAATAAAAAATGCTAAATAGCAGGGTGGGCAGGTTCTATCACTAAAATAACAATACAGATAAATCATAGAATAAATTCTTGAAATATGAGGACCATGTGATGTCGAGGACTTAAACCAGAATGAACAAGTTTCACCACAAGAACAACTACTTTGGGTCAGTTGTTTTCATTGGTGTGCTAAATCACTTAACAGATTTGAATCGTTCCCTACTCTTTGTATTTTTGAGGAATAGTAAGGCACCTAGAAATTTTTTGGCATACGTAAATAGTAGAGGTAATTTAAACAATACTTTAGTACTCTTGTACTAACTTCATCGAGAAGGGTCGTTCTTATAAAAAGGAGCAAATTCACGAGCAGTTTCTAAATTATTTCATCTCGGTCCCTAAGACCTTAACTCCCAAAATTTGATATTGAAGTCTCCATTGTATGGTGGTAGCATATTGGCACATGGGTCCTCGACTCTCAATTTTTGATATTTAGGTCCTGAATTTGTACATTGGTGTTATCTAGGTTCTAAACTTGTCCGGGCTCTAGCATTTGTCCAAAGAGCCCTAAAATGTTCCATGCATTAATATGGCGTATTGATTATGTGTTGACGTGACccaacattttttttattttgagcaaAACGTGACCCAACATATGGGACCCATGTGTCATCATTTCTCTCCTTTCTctcaagccgccgccgccgcctccaccgtgTACCGACCATGCCTTCCACAACATCAAATTTGTGAAGGTGTACGACTAGTCGGCCCCGCTGCCGAAGAAGCTCGCGTGCCGCAGCATGTAACCTTCGTGCACGAGCATGGTGCTCCTGCGGCCTCGGCACCTGCTGGCCATCTCTCGCGCCGTGTCGTTGAGGCATGAGCGGCAGTCTGGAGCGCTGACGTCGCCGCGGCACTGCGCGAGGCCGTACGCCCGGTCGGGCGCCGCGCCGGTGGTGGCCGTGGCGAACCCAGCTGAggacgcggccgcggccgcggcggtggggagggaGGAGAGGGTCGCCTAGAGGTTGGCCTCgaaagcgccgccgccgccatcgcgcgTGTCGTCCGTGTTGCTCGTCGAGCAGTTGGAGGAGAAGATATGGTACCCGAGGTCATCGGCAGTGGTCGTCAACTCGTCGTTGCGGTGAGGCGGAGACACCACACCACCAGAGGAGGAGCGGAAGGAGCCTGTGCATCAGTGCATGCTCTTGTCTGTTGGGTGCTGACGATCATTTTTTTTAACCGACTATAATCTCATTACTCAACGGTTAACAAATCGTTAGCAACTATTACATAAACACTTTCAGAGACAGAACTCATGACTTGTTCCTATTACATAAATGACCGAACATGGCCAGCTCATGAGCGGCTTTGTTACAATCCCTACTTTTAAAAGAGCACTCGAAACTAATAAAACAAGAAGACACTATAAACTTTATCTCCACAATTAAAACACCAACTATAGTCTCATCATAATCATTTGTGTTTAGCGCCTGAACCACCATCTTTGCGTCTGTCTCCACGATTAGCCGGCCAATACCCAAATCAACTACAGCTTGTATTCCTTGGAGGCAGGCAATGAGTTCAGCTTGGAATGCATTTAAGAGACACTCTATCTTCCCTCTTTTGACAGTATCACATCCCCATCACAGTCTCAGATCTAATAGCCCCAACTCCCTTCCAGTGAATTCGGCAAAAAAGATCCATCACAATTAAGCTTTAAAAAGCCCTGTGGGGGTTTCCTCCAATACTCCTTTTTTCGGTGCACACTGTTGCCTGTCAAACTGTTATCGGTCACAATTGCAGTGTTCTCTTCTGCATATGATCGGATACATCGAGCAAGGAAATCTGCTCCTCTTCTCTGACTTTTTTCTCTAATTATATTTCTCTCCTGCCAAATATACCACATGGTGATAATCATCATCAGCTTTTGTTCTTCCTTAGCCTTCAGAATTAGTTCGACTGTGTCCTTGACCAACACAGTAGTCGCCAACTCTAGCCTGAAACTCTCCTGGTTTAGATTCCTCTAGACCTCTTTGGCAATGTAGCACTAAAAAAATAAATGTCCACCATCTTCATATGCTGAATCACAAACTGTGCATCTTGTTTCAATTCTCATCCCACGCTGCACCAGATTTCTCCTCAAAGGGTGACTATTATGAGCCAAGCGCCAGAAAAAATGTTTTACCTTGCCTGGGATTTTCAGCTTCTAGATTGCTTTCCAAATAAAATCAGATGCATTACCACTGCCACCTTGTGCCCCCCCTCGGCTCCTTTCACACAACAGATGAGCTCTACAAACTTTGTAAGCATTCTTGACACTAAATCGCCCATGATTATCATATGGCCATGCAATTAAATTGTCCCTGCCTTCATGGACTGGAAGAGCCAAAATTACCTCGACGTCTTCTTCCCAAAAAATTCTCTTCACCAATTCCACATCCCAGTTCCAAGAGCTCGGATTTATCAGCTCCGAAACATAAGTTAGAAGACATGCCCCTCTAGGAGTAATTGGCCTTCTGAATACACCTCTCGGCAACCAAGGATCTTGCCAAATATGCAGGTTATTAGATATTACCATCACCGACACGCCAAATCATGCCCTTCTTTATTACCTCCAACCCTCGGAGAATCTACGCCAAGTGTAAGACATATTTGACTTTGGCATAGCATCTAACACCGAAGAATTTGCAAAGTATTTGGCTTTCAAAACTCGAGCACACAAAGAGTCTAGGTTTTTCAGCAGCCGCCAACTTTGCTTTGCAAGCATAGCAAGATTAAAGGCATGTATGTCTCGAAATCCCAAACCACCATCCTCCTTGGGTAACATAAGCTGATCCCCACTTAACCAATGAATCTTGTTCTTATCAACCTGCTGGTTCCACCAAAAGCAACAAATCATAGCACTTATCTGATCACGCAAAGATTTAGAGAGATCAAAACATCCCATAGCAAAGGTCAGTATCGCCTGGGCCACTGCCTTGACTAAAATCTCCTTGCCTGCCCATGAAAAAAATTCTCATTCCACCCTTGCATCCTTTTCCAAATCCTCTCTTTCAGGTATGCAAAAATACCCGTCTTGGAGTGTCCCACATGTACCAGCAACCCCAAATATCTCTCACTCATTGTTTcttttgtgacctgcaaaatgtTAGACACCACTTGTTTCTGTTGAAGCTTTGTATTCTTACTGAAAAGCACTGCTGATTTCACCTTGTTTATCATTTGCCCTGAACATTGTTCATACAATTGTAGTATTGTCTACGGCTGCCTACTATCCCCTTTGGTCGCACGAATCAAAATGAGTCATCAGCGAACAAGAGGTGAGATATACTTGGCGCACTGTGACAGAttttaacccccccccccccccccccccccccccgccagaGAACCATCACACTCTCCCTCTTTCAATAGGGCGGAAAAAGCTTCAGCACACAATAAAATAGGTAGGGTGATAACGGGTCCCCTTGTCTCAAACCTCGTTGCGGGACAAAAACATCAGACAAATCTCCATTCACCTTTACGCTATACTTCACTGTCGACACACATTCCATGATAAGACCTATCCAAGAATCATGAAAACCCAACCTTTTCATCATTTTCTCCAGGAAACACCACTCTACTCGGTCATACGCTTTACTCATATAAGTTTTAGAGCTGCATACGTACCCCAATTCACCTTCTCTTTTATTTAGCGGATAATGAGTGACTTCATATGCGATAAGGATattcgtcctgttcgcttggcttataagccgtactttttcagccaacgaacagtatttttctctcacaacaaatcagccaacagtactttcagccatggcttatcgccaagcgaacagggcaattaTCTAAAATCAAACGCCCCGGCCCAAAAGCACTCTGATTTGGAGTAATAATTGCAGGCAACACCTCTCTCAATCTATTTGATAAAACTTTGTAAACTACCTTGTAGACGACGTTGTATAGACTGATCGGTCTCAAATCTGTGACCCGCTCCGGCTTCTCAGTCTTTGGGATCAAAGCTATGGTCGTCTCATTCCAACTTGCAGGGATCCGGCCACCTTtcaacacctccatgacctcccTAGTCAGCCAAACACCGACCACATCCCAAAAGGTTTTGTAGAAAACGGTCAGAAGACCATCTGGACCAGGCGGCTTCAAATCCCCGATGGCAAAAAGATGCTGCTTTATTTCCTCCTCGATAAACTCCGACATGAGTTGGGCATTCATGGCCGGTGTGACACGAGGCTGAACAGCACTGATTAGGCGCTGCAATTGCCCCTCGTCCGCCGACACCGAGGTACTGAAAAGCTgcagaaaatagttagaaataaAATCTTTATTTTCACCTTCCTCCACCCAACTTCCATCCTCCCTCAACATTATCCCAATTCTATTTCTTCTCTTCCTAACAGAGCAAGTCGTTATGGAAATACTTCGTATTTCGATCACCAAAACGAAACCAATTAACATGTGCTCGCTGCTTTCAATATGTATCTATCTGCTCTTCTAACCTATCCACTTTAAAACTACAAACAGCTTCCCTCCCCACAGCTAGATCACTAATCGGCTCTCTTCTCAATCTCTCCAACTCCTTTGCTTTTCTCAATCTTTTTTCTAGATCTCCAAGAACATTTGTACTCCAATCTTCCAGACTCGTAGCAGGTCATGGTTTGGAAACCTAAGTGCCCAATATTTATTTTTGGCCGGTTAGCTAAGGTTTAGCCAGTTTAATGAACCGGCCTATTAGTTAAATAAAGGGAATCAACTGATTAGGTCATTAGGTTCCCATGCTCCATGTAAAATAGACTTTATGCCATTTTTATAAGGATGCCAGGTAAGCGAAAAaaaatatgaaccaagcatgACAGTTGATTAGGTCATCAGGTTCCTTGTGGTCAAAATCATCCATCTAGGTTCAACTTATACGGATAATTgtaatttttataaatttattttaAGATTTAACGATATTAATTTTTAGTGACGGACAATGTCTATCGACAAATAACGAGTATGATGACTTCGTCGAAAACACATGTATCTACATCTTACTCCCTCCTTCCCAAACTAGAAGTCATTATGGGATACGTgcaagtcaaactttcttaactttgactagatttatataaaatgtgtgcaacatttatatctcaaaataagtttattatgaaggCATATTCAACAATCTACCTAATGaaactaattatgtattatacaTATTAATaattttatatataattgatcaAAGTTAAAAGTATTTGTCTTCTCAAAAAACGAGAATGATATTTATTTTGAGACAGAAGGAGTATTATACAGCTCGAGGTCGAGGCCTCTGCTGCTTTTTCTAGTTTTCTTGTTCAGCTTTTCACTCTGAGCACGCATGTGCTGCCATGCCAGAGTGTTGGATGAGCTGAGTTGCATGTGACAGTCGTGGAGCTTCCAAATGAAAACATCTGATGGTTTCACAAATTGTAAATCTTCTCCCAGGCCGGAGCTAGTGTTCTGTACTTCTGTCTGTTTTGCGAGAACTGTTCTCCAATAATTTGGACTGGTGCCTCTTTCAttcagttttttttcttttcttttggggTCTATGTATAGTTTGGATTGGATGCACATGGACTGAGTAAGCCGCTAGTACAAGAACTTCTGTTGTGTTTTGCAACCTGACTAAAGTGGGTACCTCTATAATAACAAGTAATTTATGTGCAATCGCGTACATCCTAATCACATACCCACATACGTACAAAACTAACACAATCACAGTTGCACATCCGTGGGTACTGACGATTTGAGTCCCAAAAAAGGGGGAGGGGGAAACAAGAGATAACATCTCGCCATTGGAGCACgattaaaagaaaaagaaaaaaatatttaaaagaACAAAACTAAAGACGCCGTTGCCGGGGATCAAACCCGGGTCGTCTGCATGACAGGCGGAAATACTCACCACTATACTACAACGACTTTGATGCAAGGCGTTTCCGTGCCAATCTAAAGGCGGTTTAAATCGAGAGAGGTAATCAAAGGAGGAAGCCGAATCGTATTCGAACCCGGACGCTTTTACATCCCACGCCTACAAATACGAACAACGACACGATCGAGAACATGGCGACCGACATGGAGCGCGCGTGCGATGACGAGCTGGTAGATCGGTGCGACGGATGCGGCGGCGTCCTGGAAGCCTGGGACGACGAGTCCTTCGTCATATACGACTGCTTCCACGCGCTGCACGCCGGCTGCGCCCACGGGCGCGACGCCTGCCCGCGCTGCCACACGCCGCGGGtacacgacgacgacgacaacgatgaCCAGCCGGAACAGATCGAAGCGGCCCCCGCCTCGACGCCGGACAACAAAGATGAGGACTCGGCGTTGGCGAGCGATGGCGTCGTGGGCATGGGCAACGACGACGACCGCCCCGGCGGCGGCGAGACGGGAGAGCCACGGCCGAGccgatgcggcggcggcggcgagagccCCGCCTCCATGTCGGTGTCGGGGTGCAACCACGCCTCGCGCCTCGGCTGCTGCGCCTGTTGCTCCCGCAGAGTTGCCGAGCTGGAGAGCCGTCTCCAGGAGAAGAGCGCTGCTCTGACCGAGACCACCAACGTCTTGGAGTTGGAGCTGGAGAGAGCCCAGAGTCGCCTCTGTAGACTCGAGGAGATGTACGACAAGTTGGAGGAGGAGTTCATCCGTCTGCGTGATGGAAAGAGGGCGAGAGAAATCGAGGACGCCCAAGAAAGGAAGAAGCCGCGGAACGGCGGAAGGAGCGCTTCAAGTTTCCCACAGGACCAGACTGACTGAACCTCGCCGCTTGTTCCATGCAGGAGTTTTCAGTTTTCACCGATGAAAAGTGCACCCCTGACATAGTTCAGGCAGCCCAATTCGTCTCGCTCGGCCTCTCGAGTATCTTCGCCGATCCTAGTAATCATGTCATAGTTCTCATAGAAACGGCACATAGAATCGAGTCATGTGTGATATGAATCGTCACGAGTCTTGAGTCATGTCAGAAAGCAGTTGAACCGTAATAATCAGTCAGTATCTTTCTGATGAGCTGATTATCAGAGGTGTGCATGAGTTGGAGCACCATGAGCATGCCATGACAAGCCAGAAGTTTGAGGTGTACATTTAGGTTTACTTAGGCTAGGTCAATTGAACTATGAACATTTTAAGACAGATTAAGAGAGAATACAAAAGATGCATATAGCCTTACCGATACCTATGAATGTTGTATATAGCTGCATTATCTAACAAATTCAACACAAGACAAGCTGAGCCAAGTAGCACAGCGAAAGATACCAAAACATAAAAAACATCTAATATCGGATTGACAATTCCATGATCTAGAAGTAATCAAGTCCACAGTTAAAACTAATCTCACAGTTTCGCAGCAGCATCACACCATCAACACAAATAACCTAAGGGCACCGCAAGCATCAGATTAAGAGCAACAGTAATAACACCACAACCCACATGGGCCGGTGGCTTAGGCGGCCAcctcttcctcctcatcctcgtactCGTACTCCTCTTCGTCGTCCGCCGTGGCGTCCTGGTACTGCTGGTACTCAGCCACCAGGTCGTTCATGTTGCTTTCAGCCTCGGTGAACTCCATCTCGTCCATGCCCTCCCCGGTGTACCAGTGCAAGAAAGCCTTGCGCCGGAACATGGCCGTGAACTGCTCGCTCACACGCCTGAACATCTCCTGGATCGAGGTGGAGTTGCCGATGAATGTGGACGCCATCTTCAGGCCATTGGGAGGGATGTCACACACGCTCGACTTCACGTTGTTCGGGATCCACTCCACGAAGTAGGACGAGTTCTTGTTCTGCACATTCAGCATCTGCTCGTCCACCTCCTTGGTGCTCATCTTCCCACGGAACAAGGCTGATGCTGTCAGGTAGCGCCCGTGTCGTGGGTCAGCTGCGCACATCATGTTCTTGGCATCCCACATCTGCTGGGTCAGCTCGGGGACGGTGAGGGCACGGTACTGCTGGGACCCCCTTGATGTCAGTGGTGCAAAGCCAACCATGAAGAAATGGAGGCGAGGGAAGGGTATCAAGTTGACTGCAAGCTTCCGGAGGTCAGAGTTCAGCTGGCCTGGGAACCGCAGGCAGCAGGTAACACCACTCATGGTTGCAGAGATGAGATGGTTCAGGTCACCGACTGGAAAAACATAAAAAAGGCAAGATTCAGATTTATATCGAAATGGCAGAAACAAATGCAAGAAACAAggcacaaggcagagaatcatgAAATGGTCATCTCAGGGCATCATTGTATTCTGTAATGCAAAGCAAACTTAAGAACAGATAGTACAGTGTCAAAATGCTAGTGAGATGCATGTGCCCGACATACACATTAATTCAATCAAGTGCATGATTGCAATAAATATGCAGCAATGGCAGACAAGGACCAatgtgccctgttcgcttggctgataagacatgactgaaagtactgttggctgatttgttgtgagagaaaaatattgttcgttggctgaaaaagtacggcttataagccaagcgaacagggcgcatGTAATTCATTGCAGCATCACAAGACACATCCAAGAGATAGATTTGTGTCACAGGATTTCACACGAAGATGACTACAATCCACTCTTTGCACCAAGATATGAAATCAATGATCAATAAATACTAAAGCTGTGGGTGCAGTGACTGAGCAAAGTAGCAATACAAACTTACAAGTTGGTGTAGCAAGCTTCAGAGTGCGGAAGCAGATGTCGTAAAGAGCTTCATTGTCAAGGACCATACACTCATCAGCATTCTCAACAAGTTGATGAACTGAGAGTGTAGCATTGTAAGGTTCTACCACGGTATCAGACACCTTAGGTGATGGGAAAACTGAGAATGTCAGCATCATCCTATCTGGGTACTCTTCCCTGATTTTTGAGATGAGCAGGGTGCCCATCCCAGAGCCAGTACCTCCACCCAATGAATGGCAAACCTGAAATCCTGCAGAATAGAAGATAAAAATTATTTCACATACAATTTCACAAGTGAAGCATAATTCAAACGGACAAAAGCATTTTTTACACAAAATATCCAATAACCGAGATTCTAGTTGCTATGTAGATAATAAGATGACATCAAGATGGACAAACCTAGCAAAATGCAACACCCTAACAAGAACCACAAGCAAATATCCTCCAGTAACCACTAGCCAAGATAAGTTGTAAGCTACGTTACTAGCCTGACAGATGAATTTTCTCACAGCCATTTGCAACGATTTTCATACACAACAGAACACAAATAACATAGAAGTCCAGCACAGCCAAAGTAAAGAAAATTGGTTAATAACATCTCTAAAGTTAAATCATCAGTTATATAAGCTCATCTCTCACAAGTTAAATGACTCAATAAATACTTCACAGTTACTAGTAGTACGAAAGGGCCAAAGACCAAAACAGGCACTGGCCAAATTTGTGGCGAAGGACCATAACAATAAAGTCTAACCATGCCTTCCTCCCCCTAACGtttatgtttggacacatgcatggagtattaaatatagactaaaaaataactaattacacagattgcgactactttgcgagacgaattttttaagcctaattagtccatgatttgacaatgtggtgctacagtaaacgtatgctaataacggattacttaggcttaataaattcgtctcgcggattactaatgacttgtgtaatttgttttattattactatccgaacactcccaaCACTCCCATGTGACACCCCACGTGACACCTGATGTGACACCTCTAAACTTTATCtcctggatttaaacaccacctgaAGGCGGCAATTGAACAAATTTGCTGCTACTACCAGAACCACTCGGGCAATTAAGGAGTCACTGGATCTCCGTACTTTGAACCGCATAAACAATGATTAGGGGAAACCGAACCAAGCATTTCATCCAACTAACCGCATAAATAGAATGCATACTCGAAAATGTCGAGGAAAACGCTCAGATCTACATAGGTTTCAATGCAAGCCAACAAATCGGCTAGATCTACGAGCCGCGAACCACAACATCGTAACATGTCATTCTAACTATAGAAACCTAACTATAGAAACTACACTAGATCCGCAGGCTGACGACCCCCAGACCGCGACCAAATTACCAGCATTTCTAACAGAAGGGTCAGATCTACGAGGACGACGACAGACAGTACCTTGGAGGCAGTCGCAGTTCTCGGCCTCCTTGCGGACGACGTCGAGCACGGAGTCGATGAGCTCGGCGCCCTCGGTGTAGTGGCCCTTGGCCCAGTTGTTGCCGGCGCCGGACTGGCCGAAGACGAAGTTGTC
This genomic interval carries:
- the LOC136511976 gene encoding tubulin beta-1 chain-like, producing MREILHIQGGQCGNQIGAKFWEVICDEHGIDHTGKYAGDSDLQLERINVYYNEASGGRYVPRAVLMDLEPGTMDSVRSGPYGQIFRPDNFVFGQSGAGNNWAKGHYTEGAELIDSVLDVVRKEAENCDCLQGFQVCHSLGGGTGSGMGTLLISKIREEYPDRMMLTFSVFPSPKVSDTVVEPYNATLSVHQLVENADECMVLDNEALYDICFRTLKLATPTFGDLNHLISATMSGVTCCLRFPGQLNSDLRKLAVNLIPFPRLHFFMVGFAPLTSRGSQQYRALTVPELTQQMWDAKNMMCAADPRHGRYLTASALFRGKMSTKEVDEQMLNVQNKNSSYFVEWIPNNVKSSVCDIPPNGLKMASTFIGNSTSIQEMFRRVSEQFTAMFRRKAFLHWYTGEGMDEMEFTEAESNMNDLVAEYQQYQDATADDEEEYEYEDEEEEVAA